In the genome of Dyadobacter fermentans DSM 18053, the window CGCTAATCCATCAACAGCTACCGGTTCAGTAGATGGTACATTGGATCAGGAATCACGGATTTTGAGTATCAATATCCTTTATAGCGATTCCACGGCCTCCGATTCCGCCGCAGTGGATTCGGCTTTTACCCCCACCGCCTGGTACATTTCCAAAGCATCGGCCGATTCGACCGGCTCGCTGGTAATCGACCTTGGCAACGATTTCAAAACTCCCTTCGCATTTAAAGACACTTTGACGGAAGCGCAAGTGGCCGATCTTAAAGCCGGCTTGTACTACGTGAATATCGAAACGGCCCGGTTCCCGCAAGGAGAGATCCGCGGCCAGCTCAAAACAACTGAGTGACCCATTAATGGAGGTGCCTGAGGGCACGAAATAGAAAGAGCGGCTCCGCAAGGACGCCGCACTTCTTTTATGAGTGTATTAGTAATGCTGCTTAGAACAAGCCTTTCGCTTTTTCGAGCGCCACATCCAGTCCGCTGGCATCCGAGCCGCCGGCTGTGGCGAAGAAAGGCTGCCCGCCACCGCCGCCGCGGATTTCCCTCGCGAGGTCTTTCACGATCTTTCCTGCATTAAGGCCGGTTTCGGCAACGATATTCTCGGCAATGAATACCGAAAGTTGCGGTTTGCCGCCGATTTCAGCGCCGAAAACGGCGATCAGGTTCTCCACCTGGTCGCGCAGCTCGTAGGAGAGCTGTTTCAGCGAATCTGCCGACGGGACGTCCACTTTCTGCACGATCAGGTTGAAGGTGCTATGGGTTTCCATATTCTCAACCAGCGTGGTTTTCAATGCCTGGATCTTCTCGTTTTCCAACGCGGAGATCTTTTTCTGCAATGCCGAACGCTCTTCGATCAGGTTTTCGACGGCTTTGATAAGATCGGTCGGGCCTTTGAGCAGGTCTTTGATTTTGTTCAGAGTTTCCTCCTGCTGGCGCATCAGTTCCAATGCTTTTTCTCCGGTCACAGCCTCCACGCGGCGAACACCAGCTGACACCGAACCTTCGGAAATGAATTTAAACACACCGATCTCCCCGGTAGAAGGCACGTGTGTCCCCCCGCAAAGCTCGAAAGAGAACTTCGGATCGAAGATGATCAGGCGCACAAAATCGCCGTATTTTTCACCGAAAGTCGCGGTAGCGCCCGCATCCAGCGCCTGCTGAATGGGCACGTTCCTTCTTTCTTCCAATGCAATATTCTCGCGGATCTTCTCATTCACGCGGTCTTCGATCTTTCTGAGTTCCTCGTCGGTCACCTTAGAGAAATGCGCAAAGTCGAAACGGAGTACTTCATCATTTAAATAGGAACCTTTCTGGCTCACATGCGTACCCAGCACCTCGCGCATAGACGAGAGCATGAGGTGCGTAGCCGTGTGGTTCGATTTGATTTTGTTGCGGCGCTCCACATTGATTTGAGCAGTCACAATGCCCGCGCCGGACAATGCCTCATCGAGGTTCTTGTCTCGCGAAATATGTACAAAAAGGTCGTTCTCCTTTTTTGTATCTACAATACTAATGCTCCTTGCTCCATCCTCCTTACTCCCTGAATTCAATAGCAATGCTCCGGTATCTCCAACCTGTCCGCCCATTTCAGCATAAAAAGGCGTGCGGTCGAGCACGATATGGTACTCCTCGCCAGCCTTGGTTTTCACCTTGCGGTATTTCACAATATGGCTGTGGGTTTCTTCAAAATCATAGCCCAGGAATTCCACGCCATCGGATTCGCGTAGCTCGATCCAGTCGGTAGCTTCTTTGGCGGCATCCTGGCGGGAGCGTTTTTTCTGCTCTGCCAATGCATCCTGGTAACCGGCTTCGTCAATCCGGAAATTCTTTTCACGGGCGATCAACGCGGTAAGGTCCACCGGGAAGCCGAAGGTATCGCTCAGTTCGAAAACCTCGTCGCCGGGGATCGTGTTGAGGCCAGTTTCTTTCAGTCCGCCGATAATGCTGTCCAGCCTTTTTAAACCCGATTCCAGCGTGCGCAAGAAGCTTTTTTCCTCTTCCAGGATCACGCGCGTTACAAATTCTTCCTGGTCTTTCAGCTCCGTAAACACATCCTTGAACTGCTCAGCCAGTACCGGCACCAGCTTGTGGAAGAATGGCTCCTGAAAGCCCAGGTAGGAGTAGCCATACCGCACCGCGCGGCGGAGAATGCGGCGGATCACATAGCCCGCTTTCACATTGGAAGGCAACTGACCATCCGTGATCGCGAACGACACGGCCCGAATGTGATCGGAGATGACGCGCATCGCGATGTCGGCAAACGGCTCGTCATTCTGCCCGTATTTCTTGCCCGAAAGCGTTTCAAGTACATTAATAGTGTTTTGGAAAACGTCGGTGTCATAGTTCGATGTTTTTTGCTGGATGGCCATGCAAAGGCGCTCAAAGCCCATTCCGGTATCAACGTGCGTCGACGGGAGGGGGATCAGCGAGCCGTCGGCCTTGCGCTCAAACTGCATGAATACCAGGTTCCATATCTCCACCACCTGCGGATGGTCGTTGTTCACGAGCGATTTGCCCGAAACTTCCGCCACCTCGGCCGGCGAGCGCAAATCTATATGGATTTCGGAGCAGGGGCCGCACGGACCGGTATCGCCCATTTCCCAGAAATTGTCCTTCTTATTGCCCAGGATAATGCGTTCTTCGCCTACAATGCCTTTCCAAAGATCCCACGCTTCCTGGTCGAACGGCACGCCGTCGGCCTCATTCCCTTCGAATACAGACACGTACAGCCGGTCTTTCGGAAGTTTGTAAACGTCCGTCAGCAGTTCCCACGCCCAGGCAATCGCTTCTTTTTTGAAATAATCACCAAACGACCAGTTGCCGAGCATTTCGAACATGGTGTGGTGATAGGTGTCAAAACCAACATCTTCGAGGTCATTATGCTTTCCCGAAACGCGCAGGCATTTCTGTGTATCCGCGATCCTGCGCGACGGCGGGGTGCCGTTGCCGAGGAAAAAGTCCTTGAACTGCGCCATTCCGGAGTTGTTGAACATCAGAGTGGGGTCGTTCTTGGCTACCAGCGGCGCCGAGGGTACAATTAAATGCTCTTTACTGCGGAAAAAATCAAGAAAAGCCTGACGTATTTGATGCGAGGTCATTGTGTCTGTTTTGATACTGCTTAATCCAATATAAAATTGGGCGCAAAGGTAACAAAAATCCCGATCATTCAGGCCGATAGATGAGCTTTCCGGCAGTATATGCACCAAAACAACCCAAGCCGCCGTCGATGTTGCTGTAAATCTGCGAAGGTTCGCTCAAAGGATTTTCGGTGTCCATGCGCTGCTGTACGGAGCGGTGGTATTTGTAATAGTTTACGTCCGAGTTATACACCATCATCGTCAACGCAATTAACCGGAATTGTGAATCATGCTGCTTAGGAGGACTGCCGGAGCTCGGTGCCGGTGTGATGAACGTCGGTATAAATAATCTTCCTGTGGGCGAAGAAAAGAGTGAGCCGTCCAGGTTGCGGTCCGATTGCCATTCGCTATGTCCGGACGATTCTTGCCAGGAGAAATCGAGCTCGCTTCGCGTCCTTTTACCTGCGGGACCGGCATCGGGCACACTGTACTCCATTTCTCCCTGCGCCCGGACACGGTAGTAATTTGTATCGTTCGGGATATCCTGCCAGCTCATTTTGAGGACGAGAGCTGTGTCTTCGCGACTGAAATGGCTACCTGTCGTAGTATCCAGTGAATAGGATTGAATGACGGGAGTATTACCCGGAACCTGGCAGTGCGCAGTTACGACTCTTTCGCCTTCCGATACATGAAGTGTATAGGTTTTGGATGCAACAATCGGAAATTTACTTTGGTCGATGCTGTATAGCCCGGTCTTTGGATCAAATGGGATCGTAATTTCATTCATCTCATCGGAAATTTTAACTAATGCAGTTTCGATCACATCTTCTTTCCCGTCCATGTCGGAGAACAATGGCGTGGATTCGGTGACGGCCACGTTGATCTGCGTGTTTTGCGGAGAAATAAAGGAATGAACCACCAGTTTAGAAGCAGTTTTTGGTAATCTGGTTTCCGGAATGTTGTCTACTACTGTTTCACAGGAAACCAGAAAAAGCAGGACGAACGCAATCAATCTAGTTTTCATAGGTGGGTAATTTAGAATTTGAAGTTGTAGCTAAGAGACGGCAGAATAGGGAAGAGCGAATATTTTTTCATCTCGCGATGATTGGCCTGGTCGGTGTCGATGTCGTAAAAAAACGGGTTCTTTCTGCTGTAAACATTGTAGATCGCAAATTCCCAGGTCCGATCGTATCGCTTTTTCCGCTTGTGAAACTGAATGGCCAGGTCCATCCGGTGAAACGGCTCGGCGCGGAAATTGCCTCTTCCGGAATATTCGGTCATCGAGGTGCTGAGCAAATGTGCGTCGTTGGAAATGCTCGCACCCGAGAACCGCTCCGTCACAGCGTTGTAGGTCGAAACGGGCAAAGTGAGTGCATTACCTGTGCCGTATACCCAGGTGCCGGACAGGGTGATCCGCTTGTTAATTTCATATATTCCTACAATGCAAATGTCGTGGCGACGATCATGCCTGGGAAAAAATGTGCGTCCGAAATTGATTTGCGGAAAATTCCAACGCGTCCACGATAATGTGTACCCTGCCCAGCCCGACAGCTTCCCCGATTTCTTCTGAACGAGTAACTCGGCTCCATAAGACCAGCCGCGTCCGGCCGTAACATTGTCCTGCCAGCTTACCTCATTAAAATCTTCCCCATCAATATTTACAAACGAGGCCCCCTCTTTGTAGGAAAGTATATGGTCCATTTTCTTGTAATAGCCTTCCATCGTTACTGTCAATGCCGGCCGTTCGAGATAGCCGGCAAAACCGCCGGCAAATTGTTCCGAGTGCTGCGGCACGATCTTCTTGGTAGCAGGTACCCACAAATCGGTGGGCAGACCAACGCCGGTGTTCGACAACAAATGGACATACTGGTTCATCATCGCATAGGATAATTTCATCGAGAGATTCTTTGCCAGCCGGAGTGCCGCTGACGCTCTGGGCTCCGGGCGGACGTATGTCTTGCCTTGCGTTACAAATGTGCTTAGCCTGATACCCATGTTCAGCTTGAATGCATCTGACAGTTGCCAGGTATCTTCCAGATACGCTCCCGACTCAGTAGAATATAAGTTCTGGGCTGGCTTGTTGACCTCGGGATTAATGTCCGCCCCGGTAATGTCAAGTGCGGAAGGCGTCGATTTGTGGAAAACAGCCTGAATGCCGAACCTCACACTGTGTTGTGGGTGGGGATAATAGTCAAAATCTGTTTTCAGACTAACATCCCTGATACTGGATTGATAACAGGAGCTGCTAAATCCGATTTCAGCACCTTTATCGTCTAAGTTGGTAAATTCGCTGACGACGCCGAAGTTAAAATTGCTGAATATCAGTGAAGAGTTGGCAAATAATTTTTGTGTAAAAAGGTGGTTCCAGCGCAGCGTAGCGGTCGCATTACCCCAGTACAAATTTACATTCGACCGGTAGAACCGACTCTTATCGCGCATATAAAACTTATCCCGGCCGAAGTAGCTGCTCAGGTATAGCTTATCCTTTTGGCTGATATCAAAATTTACTTTTGCATTGAGATCGTAAAAGTAGTAACCTGGCTTAGAGCGTTCATCCTGGCCTTTTTGCGCGTTGGCAATGATTGGCGCCGCCAGTACATCGAGATACGTTCTTCTGGCTGACAGCAGAAACGACGACTTTTCCTTCCTGATCGGTCCTTCCAGCGTCAGGCGCGACGATAGCAAGCCAATGCCGCCCTCGCCATGAAGCCGGTCCTTGCTGCCTTCTTTCATATTCATGTCGACGACCGATGAAAGCCGCCCGCCGTAGCGTGCCGGGAATCCGCCCTTGGTAAGCTCCACACTCTTGATCGCGTCACTATTGAAAACCGAAAAGAAACCGAACAGGTGATTGGCATTGTAAACCAGGGCATCGTCCAGAATGATGAGGTTTTGATCAGGTCCGCCGCCACGTACATACAAGCCGGTTTGACCCTCCGTTCCTTTCTGCACCCCAGGCATGAGTTGTAGTACTTTCAACACATCTTTTTCACCAAAAAATGCGGGTATTTTCTTGATCTGCTGAACGGAGACGTTGATTTGGCTCATTTGCACATCGCTCACCGGATCGTCGCGCTGCGTTTTTATGACTACTTCATCAAGCTGGTTATCGGGGATTAGCCAGACATTAAGCTGCTTATTTTCTCTAAGACTGATTTTATGTTCGTGACGCCGGTAACCGATGCATGAGAATACAAGCACCGCCGAATCGGCGAGCGGGACGGTGAGGGAATAAAATCCGTAGGAATTGGTTGCTGTCCCGAACGAAGTCCCCTCGATGTAGACATTAGCGCCCGGCAATTGCTCCTGGCTGGTAGCTTCTTTAACAAACCCGCTTATGGTTATACGTTGAGCGAACGCTTGGAGCGAAATGCATATTAGTGCAATTGAAAGAATGTGTTTCATGATCTTATGTTTTAGTGTGTTAGGAGAATAGTAAATGAAGCCGGCTCCACGTCGGGCACGGCTTCATTCCAATAGCAGACTAATCAGCCAAAACGAAAGCAACCTTTTCCCTGAGTTCCTTTCCGTCATCGAGTATAGCTTTGATCTCTAAAAGCACGTCTGAGGTTTTACCCACGTCGTACATGAAGGATTGCTTCACTATGACTTCGCTCTGACCTTTGCAGTCGCAGCCGCGTTGTGCGCTGAATATCACCTTGTCTTGTTTGGTTTGGACAGTGATCGTGTAGCTGGTAACCGATCTGTCGTTCGGCGTGATCGTGGCCTCGATGCGGACACTGTCTTTGTCGTTTATGACCTCATGGGATTTGGGAGACAGGACCGAAATTTCGGGTGAATCTATTTCCTTTTCCTTGCATCCGGCAATGGCCATCGCCGCCAAAATGCATAGCATAACAACACGTTTCTTTTCCATAATCAAAAGAGTTTTTTAGTAATGAATGGCAGAAAACCGCTCAAAACACATGCGAGAAATCGGGTGGAAATCGGCTTGGGCGCCGGCAGGAGATTAAAGGTTACTATCGGATATTTAACGGTTTACGTGAACCATCGCCCGCTATTAAGGTCGCACCCCACAGTACAGGATGGCTTTTGTTGAAATAATCTTTTAAGGGCATTCAAAGTGAGTATAAACCCGGAAACGCCGACTTTTTTACCCAGAAAGCTTAACAAACTCATAATGCCCGCGATGTTTTCAATCCGGAATTATGTTCGATAGGCCGCTAAAATCAATCTCTTATTATCAATGAAACCGTTTTCAGAGTTATCGGCTGAGGAGTTGGCAATGGAAAACCTCTTCATAAGATGGGTACGGTTTCCCGACGATCCGCCCATCCGCTCTTTTTGGGAAAATTGGATCCTTAAATATCCCGCGCAGAAAGACACCGTGGCCAAAGCCCGCGAACTGGTGCTGATCGCTTCGGACTGGAAGCCCGACAGCCTGTCGAGCCAGGATGTAAACTCGATCTGGGGCAGGATCATGAACTCACTCGATATTATGGGTGACCGTGATTCGCGCAAAGCGCCCCACGACGGTCCGGCCAACGGCATGTCAGCTGGCAACATACTGCTGATTCTCACTTCGGTTACGTTCCTTCTTTTTATATTTTACGTGATTCTCGGGAATTCCTAAGTACCCTCCAACACTTCCAGACCTACTGCCAAAACGGGCTTGATGCCTGCGTATGATCGTGCGCGTCCGCTCGGTAAACTTTTACTTCATATTATTTAAGTACAATATTTTTCTTAGGCAATTCTGCGGATTAGGTCATTTTTGTATTCGTTTATGTAAATATTTTATAATAAAATATTGGCTGGGGACAATTCTGGCAACGTTCCCGATAACGATTGCATAAATAAACTTGGCAGATCATTTTCAATTCTCTCCCCGAATCTCTATCCTCAAACAGATTTCCAAAATTGTATTTTAAGTACAAATAATATGCTTATTGGAATTGTTCAAAAAGAGCGTGTTACCCGGTGATCAAAATTCATTTTATCCCTAAGCCTCTTTCCAAATAAAATGTTTCAACAGATTGGTTACAAATCTGCGCTAAGTAACTCTGTGCTTATTTGTAATTATTAATGGAAAAAATATAATTATTTGTAAGGGGGAATCTATCCTGTGATCGTCAGAATTGACAAGTTTATGGTGAACTATTAATGGTTAAACAATCAAATGCGTATGAAAAGAAACTTTACAAGTATTGGCCACTGTATGGTGCGTTGGGCAATGGCTGGTGCGGTGATGACGGGTTTTACAGGGCAGGTCTATGCAATGAGGCCTTCAAATCCGGCCATCAGGGTGATCGACAGAACGGTGTCGGGCAAGGTGACTTCCGTAGAGGATAACATCGGTATCCCGGGCGTTTCGGTTGTGTTGAAGGGAAGCAAAACAGGTACCAACACCGATGCCGACGGCAATTTCAAAATCAATGTGCCCGAGGACAATGCGGTGCTGGTGTTTTCAGCGGTAGGTTTTACAACGCAGGAAGTTGCCGTTGGTAATAAAAGTACAGTCGACATTGTGCTCGCGAGCGACCAGAAAATATTGACGGAAGTTGTGGTAGTGGGGTATGGTACCCAAAAGAAAAGTCAGCTTACCGGTGCTATTTCGTCGGTAGGTGCGAAGGAAATCAATGAAATGCCTATTACCAACCTCGGACAGGCCTTGCAGGGCCGCGCAGCAGGGGTGGACGTAACGCAGTCGGGTTCCAAGCCCGGTACCGTGCCGAGAATCCTCATCCGCGGCCGCCGTTCGTTCAATGCAGGTAACGATCCTTTATATGTAGTAGACGGTATCCCCCTGGCGGGCGGGTATGAAGATATGAACCCCAGCGATATCCAGTCGATGGAGGTACTGAAAGATGCGACGGCAACCGCCATTTACGGTTCCCGCGGGGCGAACGGCGTTGTGATCGTGACCACCAAGCGCGGCGGCCAGAAAGGCAAAACGACCGTGAGCTACGATGGTTACGTGGGTGTTTCCAAAGCATTGGATAAAGTAGACCTGTTTAATGGGCCCGAGTTCGCGGAATTCGTTCGCGAAGCCTACCGCGCCACTGGCGGTTATAAGGATGCAGCCGGCAATGCAATTCCTACGGGCGTGATCAATGCGGAAGCGGATGCGAAAGTAGCGGTACTCGGCGGCGACCCCAATGTGGCCAAAGGTATCGCCAACGGCACCAGCACCGACTGGCAGGACCTCGTGGTGGGCACCGGCATGATGCAAAACCACTCGATCGGCGTTCAGGGTGGAAGCGATCGTACGCAATTCTACATTTCGGGCGGCTATTTCCGGGACAAAGGGGTTATTAAAGAAGCGAACTTTACTCGTTTCTCTCTTCGCGCGAACATTGACCATAATGTGAACAAATGGTTGAAAGTGGGTCTCTCGTCCTACATGATGAACAGCATCCGCAACGGTGAAAACCTGAATACCTACGGCATGACCATTAACCAGAACCCGCTAGCGGTGCCTTATGACGAAAATGGTAAACTGATTTTCTCACCTACCAACGACGCCTTGCTCACCAACCCGCTCGCGGAGCTTGTGAAAGGAGCGCAGGTGGATCAGATGAAACGTTACCGCATTTTCAACAGCCTTTACACCGAATTCAACATTCTGCCGGGTTTGAAATACCGCGTGAATTTCGGTCCTGACTTCGTTATCAGCCGCTATGGACGCTTCATCGGCTCCATGACCAACGCCAGAAAAGGAGGGGACGCGCAAGCGAATACCGGTAATGCGATTCAGTTCAACTGGACTTTGGAGAACATTGTGAACTATACCAAAACATTCGGTGGAAAGCACAACCTGAACATTACTGCCCTGCACTCCATCCAGCGTGACCGCGCGGAGGTGTATTCTTCTTCGGTGCAAGGGGTGCCTGTCGAATCACAGTCCTTTTATAACATCGGGGCTGCTACCACCGTATTTTCTCCCGGAAGCGGTCTGGTTGAATGGACGATCAACTCGTTCATGGGTCGTTTGAATTACGATTACAATGATAAATACCTGCTCACGCTGACTATTCGCCGTGACGGTTCGAGCCGGTTCGGTGAAAACAGCAAGTACGGTAACTTCCCAGGTGTGGCGGTAGGGTGGAATATCGGTAATGAGGATTTCCTCAAAGGCGTAACCTGGGTGGACCTGCTGAAAGTGCGTGCTGGCTGGGGTAAAGTGGGTAACACCGGTTTGGCGCCGTACCAGACGCAAGCATTCCTCGGCCGCACCAGCTATGCATGGAACACGACACCGGCTTACGGATACCGCCCCGGAACAATCGGAAATGCGGATTTGCGGTGGGAATCTTCGGCTACTGCTAACGTAGGTCTCGATTTCAGTCTCGTTCGCGGACGTGTTCAGGGTTCATTGGAATTCTATCAAACCAATACCACTGCATTACTTTTGTCTGACCAGCTGCCTGGCTCCATCGGTTTCAATGCCGTTACCCGCAACGTGGGCGAAACGCGTAACCGCGGTATCGAGCTCGGTGTGACCACGACCAACGTTAATACCAACAGTGGTTTCAAATGGACAACCGACTTTACATTTACTAAAAACACCGAGGCGATCCTTTCACTTTACAATGGAAAAGTGGATGACCTGGGCAACGGCTGGTTCATCGGTCGTCCGCTGAGCACCGTGTACGACTACCGCAAAATCGGGATCTGGCAAACCAACGAAGCCGATGCAGCGAAAGCCGTGAACAGCGAAGTGGGACAAATCAAACTGAAAGACATCGACGGCGACGGCAAGATCAATGCGAACGACCGCGAGATCATCGGTTCCGATGTGCCTGATTTCAGTGGCGGTATTACCAACCGTTTCTCTTTCAAAGGCTTCGACCTCTCGTTCTTCTTCTTTGCACGTGTAGGTAACCTGATCCGCAGCGAGTTCCACCGTAACAATAATGCATTGGCAGGCCGCTATCAGCAAATGAAAGTAGATTACTGGACGCCGAATAACCCAACCAACGAGTTCCCTCGTCCGAAAAGTAACCAGGAGTTTCCGGTTTACGGCAGCACGCTTACTTACTTCGACGGAACATTCGTGAAGCTGAGAAACGTGAACGTAGGTTATACCTTTACGCCTGAATTGTCGAAAAAACTGGGAATGGAATCACTGCGCTTGTATTCGAGCATCCAGCAGCCGTTTATCTGGGCCAAATACCGCAACAAATACAACGGTGTTGACCCTGAAACAACCGGCCTCGCAGCAGGCGGTACCGGCATAACCCCCGCCACGATGGTGATCACATTCGGCTTGAACGCGAAATTCTAAGGGCCTGGTTTTGAAATTTTTAAAAGATACTGACAAATGAAAAATATAAGAAAATCGATTGCGGTGTGCGGTATGGCGGCATTGATGCTGGCAGGGCAGGGGTGTAAGGATGTGCTCGACGAGAACATTATCTCGGGCGTAGGCAACGATTACCTCAACACCGCCAAAGGTTTCGAGGACGGTGTGAAAGCAGCCTACTCGTCACTGCGCTTCTACTACGCTACCCAGCAAGGCCTGACCATGAGCGAATTCGGCACCGACATTTACGCAACCGGCGCGGATGGCGGCTACAAGGGTTTCCATTTTTATGATGGCCAGCTAAACCCGACCGTCGATTACCTGGCAACGACCTGGGATGAACTCTACAAAGGCATCAACACATGTAATGCAATCATCGAGCGTGCTCCGAATGTGACGGGCATTGCCGATAACGTGAAGAAGCTTCGCGTGGCGGAAGCCAAGTTTTTGCGCGGTCATTACTATTACATCCTGCACCAGCAATATGGCGGCGTGGACCTGCGGTTGACGGAAACACTGCTTCCGACCAAGGAAACCAAGCGCGCTACCGATGCGGAAATGTATGCGGCGATCATCAAGGACCTGAGCGAAGCCGTGACCGACCTGGAAGCCAAAGCGCAGTCCAGCGACTATGGCCGTGCCACCAAGCCGCACGCTCAGGCGATTTTGGCGAAAGTGTACCTGGCAAAAGCCTATTCCAGCGAAAAAGCGGCTGACGATTTTACCAAAGCAGCCGACCTTCTGAAAGAAGTTTCTACCAAATATGGCTACAAATTGCTCGACGATTTCGCAGCTGTATTTGATGAAAACAATCAGAACCATTCCGAGGTAGTATTTGCGGTACAGTACACAACCGACGCATTGACCAACGGAACGGGTAACAGCTTGCACCTCTACTTCGGGATGCAATATGACGTGCAGCCGGGCATGAAGCGCGACACCTACTGGGGCCGCCCTTTCAAACGCCTGAGACCGACGGAATACCTGCTGAACACCGTGTTCGCCGACCGTGTGAACGACTCGCGTTACAAAAAGACATTCCGCGACACCTGGCTGTCCAACAACCCGGGCACTTACAATGCGGCGTCATTCGATGATTCCAAAACAAAAGTGACATTCGCGGCGGGCGACACCACTATTTACATTCCTGGATACGAAATGACGAAGGAAGAGCGTGCGAAAAAGCCGTATCAGGTATTGGTTCCAAGCAAGTATTCGGAAGCGTTGTTCCCGACGTTGCAGAAATTCTTTGATTCGAAACGTCCCGACATGACCTACGAGCCGGGAAGCCGGGATTATTACGTGGTGCGTCTGGCGGACGTTTACCTGCTGCTTGCCGAGGCATTGCTGCAATCGGGTGATAAAGCGGGTGCCGCCGAAGCGCTGAACATGGTAAGATACCGCGCCGGATGGCCAGGCAAGAAGGATAAGATGGCGATTGCGGCCAAGGACATTACGATGGAGACGATTATTGAGGAGCGTGCACGGGAACTGGCCGGCGAACAAACCCGCTGG includes:
- a CDS encoding SusC/RagA family TonB-linked outer membrane protein — protein: MAGAVMTGFTGQVYAMRPSNPAIRVIDRTVSGKVTSVEDNIGIPGVSVVLKGSKTGTNTDADGNFKINVPEDNAVLVFSAVGFTTQEVAVGNKSTVDIVLASDQKILTEVVVVGYGTQKKSQLTGAISSVGAKEINEMPITNLGQALQGRAAGVDVTQSGSKPGTVPRILIRGRRSFNAGNDPLYVVDGIPLAGGYEDMNPSDIQSMEVLKDATATAIYGSRGANGVVIVTTKRGGQKGKTTVSYDGYVGVSKALDKVDLFNGPEFAEFVREAYRATGGYKDAAGNAIPTGVINAEADAKVAVLGGDPNVAKGIANGTSTDWQDLVVGTGMMQNHSIGVQGGSDRTQFYISGGYFRDKGVIKEANFTRFSLRANIDHNVNKWLKVGLSSYMMNSIRNGENLNTYGMTINQNPLAVPYDENGKLIFSPTNDALLTNPLAELVKGAQVDQMKRYRIFNSLYTEFNILPGLKYRVNFGPDFVISRYGRFIGSMTNARKGGDAQANTGNAIQFNWTLENIVNYTKTFGGKHNLNITALHSIQRDRAEVYSSSVQGVPVESQSFYNIGAATTVFSPGSGLVEWTINSFMGRLNYDYNDKYLLTLTIRRDGSSRFGENSKYGNFPGVAVGWNIGNEDFLKGVTWVDLLKVRAGWGKVGNTGLAPYQTQAFLGRTSYAWNTTPAYGYRPGTIGNADLRWESSATANVGLDFSLVRGRVQGSLEFYQTNTTALLLSDQLPGSIGFNAVTRNVGETRNRGIELGVTTTNVNTNSGFKWTTDFTFTKNTEAILSLYNGKVDDLGNGWFIGRPLSTVYDYRKIGIWQTNEADAAKAVNSEVGQIKLKDIDGDGKINANDREIIGSDVPDFSGGITNRFSFKGFDLSFFFFARVGNLIRSEFHRNNNALAGRYQQMKVDYWTPNNPTNEFPRPKSNQEFPVYGSTLTYFDGTFVKLRNVNVGYTFTPELSKKLGMESLRLYSSIQQPFIWAKYRNKYNGVDPETTGLAAGGTGITPATMVITFGLNAKF
- a CDS encoding RagB/SusD family nutrient uptake outer membrane protein → MKNIRKSIAVCGMAALMLAGQGCKDVLDENIISGVGNDYLNTAKGFEDGVKAAYSSLRFYYATQQGLTMSEFGTDIYATGADGGYKGFHFYDGQLNPTVDYLATTWDELYKGINTCNAIIERAPNVTGIADNVKKLRVAEAKFLRGHYYYILHQQYGGVDLRLTETLLPTKETKRATDAEMYAAIIKDLSEAVTDLEAKAQSSDYGRATKPHAQAILAKVYLAKAYSSEKAADDFTKAADLLKEVSTKYGYKLLDDFAAVFDENNQNHSEVVFAVQYTTDALTNGTGNSLHLYFGMQYDVQPGMKRDTYWGRPFKRLRPTEYLLNTVFADRVNDSRYKKTFRDTWLSNNPGTYNAASFDDSKTKVTFAAGDTTIYIPGYEMTKEERAKKPYQVLVPSKYSEALFPTLQKFFDSKRPDMTYEPGSRDYYVVRLADVYLLLAEALLQSGDKAGAAEALNMVRYRAGWPGKKDKMAIAAKDITMETIIEERARELAGEQTRWLDLKRWGLLVERVKKYNPQASAIQDYHAVRPIPQTQIDRSAKTSDGKSVFPQNPGY